GAGGCAGGTAAACAGCCGCATCGCCCTTTAACCTCCCAGCTGGGGCCGTGGGCGCAGAGGCCGGCAGTCAGAACCCCTGCCTTGGGGCCGAGGCCCGAGGGCGCACGGCCGGGTCCGGGCGGGAGGCCGACCTTGACAGGGAGGAGGGCGGGGGGCTTCCGGAGGGCGCGCAACGCGTCAGGCCTACCCAGCGAGCTCGCTGGTTTTCGGATGCCGTGGCTTGGTTTTGCCCTTCTGGTTAGGCGAGCTCCATTTACTCGGAATGGGGCGGGGGCCGCGGCTGGCCGGGGCCCCTCTGGAGGCATGTGGGTAGTGTCAAGGAGTCTGGCCCTCTCCCACGCACGTCCACGGCGGGAGTGGGATGGGCGAGTAGCGCCGGCAAGGGGGCCACAGGTCCGGGGAATGGGCGCGGGGAACCAAACGAGGGCCTCAAAGGGGCTCCGCTGGGGCGCTCAGCGAGGAGGACCAGGGAGAGGCGCGGGTCTGCGTCCTCCCGATGCCCAGAGGGGACGCGGGCGCCCACCTCGGGCCAGGGCCTTGGCAGGGAGGAGTCCCGGGGCGTCTGGGGGCCCCCCCAGCCGCCGCCGACGACCTCCTCCCCAGAGGGGGCCCCGCCTGCCATCACGCGGCCGGGCGGTGCCTGGGACGCAGCAGCGGGCGGGTCTCTGGCACCCCCGGGGACCGGCACAGGCCGGCGTGAGCTGGGCTTCCGGCCTCGGCGGGCGGAGTCTTGGGGCGACCCCGCCCTCACTCCCGGGCCTGAGACGTTCAGGTCCCGGCGGCAGAGTGTCTCCTGCGAGCTCTGGTGTGGTGGACCCACAGGCTTTGCTTTTCGCTGTCTCAACTGTCCCTCTGGAAGGAGAGAACTCGGGCGTCAGGGGGACTCCGAGAGCGGGGATCAGGGCCGGGCAGCGCCCCTCGGAGAACCACATTCCTCCGCTAGTATGGGTGGCACCTTCACGTTTGATTATTAAACAACGGGGAGAAGTCCATTTTTGCATTCCTTTTCTATTTGTATCAGCAGtagcaaatagatttttttaaaatcataagccCACCACCATCACATCCACCCTCACCATCTCAAAGCCACTGccttctgtttttcagtttcctcttctccagATTCGTACACAACACAATGCAGTTTCACCTCCCTGATCATGATTATCCTCATCTCATGGCCGAGTTATTATCCTGTACTTAGAGCAAGCACGG
This region of Physeter macrocephalus isolate SW-GA chromosome 14, ASM283717v5, whole genome shotgun sequence genomic DNA includes:
- the LOC129392705 gene encoding collagen alpha-1(I) chain-like; translated protein: MPSIYSEWGGGRGWPGPLWRHVGSVKESGPLPRTSTAGVGWASSAGKGATGPGNGRGEPNEGLKGAPLGRSARRTRERRGSASSRCPEGTRAPTSGQGLGREESRGVWGPPQPPPTTSSPEGAPPAITRPGGAWDAAAGGSLAPPGTGTGRRELGFRPRRAESWGDPALTPGPETFRSRRQSVSCELWCGGPTGFAFRCLNCPSGRRELGRQGDSESGDQGRAAPLGEPHSSASMGGTFTFDY